In Geminocystis sp. NIES-3708, a single window of DNA contains:
- a CDS encoding PP2C family serine/threonine-protein phosphatase — MTTKITEIRCINKRCKASNLLENTFCHRCRTPLVKRYLRIGGLLTKDYPIGELVENRFFVCQRNIVIDTKPSIAPILPEHIADEVIPYLKLFSHRLHIPQVYGYIDQEFSAWLLEYESIPLDEKGDLLYPSLFPDIELSFSNASPLRQVNWLWQMVQLWKPLAKRKVLSSLFLPNNIRVGGGIIKLIELKIDEDSSPSLVDLGNLWFDWLPKLNPLIQDIFEKIILSLQQSLFDNTDQILVILDQILYILGNSYYQRKYQIITASDPGKKRNNNEDCCYPKVNKLKSTRSSLETLAIVCDGLGGQDDGEIASNMAIEIIQKELEDSYKKTLKETLQNKYWTPLIDAEKIYNAIYKANDKITNINNTKKRKDKERMGTTTVITMAIAHEIYLAHVGDSRIYWITKDSCHQVTVDDDLATREVRLGHGFYREVIRNPQTGALLQALGMESSRRLKVHIRRFILDEDSIFLLCSDGLSDYDRVEQYWKSEILPIIKQEINIEEAAKKIMDIGINKNGHDNITIALLHCQLEEKKPDDHDGKLSWQYLQEIVSNLPQPKGEIKLNKTQNITNNNSINFLLNQPKIILLIVSLILILLGILLWHQNKSAQNKSMINENLFLMM; from the coding sequence ATGACAACAAAGATCACGGAAATTAGATGTATCAATAAAAGATGTAAAGCATCAAATCTTTTAGAAAATACATTCTGTCATCGTTGTCGGACTCCTCTGGTTAAACGTTACTTACGTATTGGAGGATTGTTAACTAAAGACTATCCTATCGGAGAATTAGTCGAAAATCGCTTTTTTGTTTGTCAACGAAATATTGTCATAGATACTAAACCTAGTATAGCTCCTATCTTACCTGAACATATTGCTGATGAAGTTATACCTTATCTAAAATTATTTTCCCATCGTTTGCATATACCTCAAGTTTACGGCTATATAGACCAAGAATTCTCAGCTTGGTTATTAGAATATGAAAGCATTCCTCTTGATGAGAAAGGCGATTTATTATATCCGAGTTTATTTCCTGATATTGAATTGAGTTTTTCAAATGCTTCACCTTTACGGCAGGTAAATTGGTTATGGCAAATGGTACAACTTTGGAAACCATTGGCAAAACGAAAAGTATTATCTAGTTTATTTTTACCCAATAATATTAGAGTTGGAGGGGGAATTATTAAATTAATTGAGTTAAAAATTGATGAAGATAGTAGTCCTAGTTTAGTCGATTTAGGAAATTTATGGTTTGATTGGCTACCAAAATTAAATCCTTTAATTCAAGATATTTTTGAAAAAATTATTTTATCTTTACAGCAAAGTCTTTTTGATAATACTGATCAAATTTTAGTTATTTTAGATCAAATTTTATATATTTTAGGTAATAGTTATTATCAAAGAAAATATCAAATAATTACCGCTAGTGATCCTGGTAAAAAAAGAAATAACAATGAAGATTGCTGTTATCCTAAAGTTAATAAACTTAAAAGTACGAGATCAAGTTTAGAAACTTTAGCTATCGTTTGTGATGGTTTAGGAGGGCAAGATGATGGAGAAATTGCTTCTAATATGGCTATCGAAATTATCCAAAAAGAACTAGAAGATTCTTATAAAAAAACCTTAAAAGAAACTTTACAAAATAAATATTGGACACCTTTAATTGACGCAGAAAAAATTTATAATGCTATTTATAAAGCCAATGATAAAATCACAAATATTAATAATACGAAAAAACGGAAAGATAAAGAAAGAATGGGTACGACAACTGTCATTACAATGGCGATCGCCCACGAAATATATTTAGCTCATGTAGGAGATTCTCGTATTTATTGGATTACAAAAGACAGTTGTCATCAAGTGACAGTAGATGATGATTTAGCTACAAGAGAAGTACGACTAGGTCATGGTTTTTATCGAGAAGTAATCCGAAATCCTCAAACAGGGGCATTATTACAGGCTTTAGGGATGGAATCTTCCCGTCGTTTAAAAGTCCATATTCGACGATTTATTTTAGATGAAGATAGTATATTTTTATTATGTTCTGATGGATTATCTGATTATGATCGAGTCGAACAATATTGGAAATCAGAAATATTACCGATCATTAAACAAGAAATTAATATAGAAGAAGCGGCAAAAAAAATTATGGATATAGGTATTAATAAAAATGGTCATGATAACATCACAATTGCTCTACTTCACTGTCAATTAGAAGAAAAAAAACCTGATGATCATGACGGAAAATTATCATGGCAATATTTACAAGAAATAGTCTCTAATTTACCTCAGCCAAAAGGAGAAATTAAATTGAATAAAACTCAAAATATTACTAATAATAATTCAATTAATTTTCTACTTAATCAGCCAAAAAT